Proteins co-encoded in one Oreochromis aureus strain Israel breed Guangdong linkage group 3, ZZ_aureus, whole genome shotgun sequence genomic window:
- the LOC116317088 gene encoding LOW QUALITY PROTEIN: histone-lysine N-methyltransferase SUV39H1 (The sequence of the model RefSeq protein was modified relative to this genomic sequence to represent the inferred CDS: inserted 2 bases in 2 codons) has product MEQWQTFQEWLADQKLPQERSGDSSKPQRSQNNIKQLQASLHSVKTSIITTGEAERRGHIYDRQGXSYLFDLDYVGGVYTVDAAHLGNISHFVNHSCNPNLQVYNVFIDNIDERLPRMRYFQHVLSELEELTFDYKMQIDPVDTESTKMDXSFSLAGLPGSQRRVRVECRCGSDSCRKYLF; this is encoded by the exons ATGGAACAATGGCAAACCTTCCAGGAGTGGCTGGCTGACCAAAAATTACCCCAAGAGCGCAGTGGCGACTCATCCAAGCCACAAAGGTCTCAGAACAACATCAAacaactgcaggcctcacttcaCTCAGTTAAGACCAGT aTTATCACCACAGGCGAAGCAGAGAGAAGAGGTCATATATATGACCGCCAGG TCTCGTACCTCTTTGACCTGGACTATGTCGGGGGCGTGTACACAGTGGATGCAGCTCACCtaggaaacatttctcacttTGTCAACCACAGC TGTAACCCTAACCTGCAGGTATACAACGTGTTCATTGACAACATCGATGAGAGGCTTCCGAGAATGCGTTATTTTCAACACGTGCTATCCGAGCTGGAGGAGCTCACCTTTGACTACAAAATGCAAA TTGATCCAGTTGATACAGAAAGCACCAAAATGG TCAGTTTCAGTCTAGCTGGGCTTCCTGGCTCTCAAAGAAGAGTTCGAGTGGAGTGTCGGTGTGGATCAGACTCATGTCGAAAATATCTGTTCTGA